A genomic region of Mycobacterium senriense contains the following coding sequences:
- a CDS encoding CAP domain-containing protein, giving the protein MQYRPQRLPAVMVAAGALLSIPVAHADNDNNTLIPNNKRLNDSVVANVFTVQHQAGCSNDVRISPQLQAAAQRHTQDVLNNRALDGDIGSDGSGPQDRANAAGFHGPVAETVAINQSIAISGNDLINRWYYNPDYFKIMSSCANSQMGVWSLNSPDRTVVVAVYGQPQADPSGRGATPLNTDGQNIPLDPSPDYDASDEVQFGLNWFPWILRGVYPPPGNPPQ; this is encoded by the coding sequence ATGCAGTATCGGCCGCAGCGGCTGCCTGCCGTGATGGTTGCCGCCGGCGCGCTGTTAAGCATTCCCGTCGCGCATGCGGATAATGACAACAACACGCTCATACCGAACAACAAGCGGCTCAACGACAGTGTCGTCGCTAACGTCTTCACCGTGCAGCATCAGGCGGGCTGCAGTAACGACGTCAGAATCAGCCCCCAACTGCAAGCCGCTGCGCAACGGCACACCCAGGATGTGTTGAACAACCGGGCCCTCGATGGTGATATCGGTTCGGACGGGTCTGGCCCACAAGACCGTGCCAATGCGGCTGGTTTCCATGGCCCGGTGGCCGAGACGGTGGCGATCAATCAGTCAATCGCGATCAGCGGCAATGACTTAATCAACCGGTGGTACTACAACCCCGACTATTTCAAGATCATGTCCAGCTGTGCGAATAGCCAGATGGGGGTATGGTCGTTGAACAGTCCGGATCGTACGGTTGTGGTTGCGGTCTACGGACAGCCACAAGCCGATCCTTCGGGACGGGGAGCAACACCGCTGAACACCGACGGACAGAACATTCCGCTCGATCCCAGTCCCGACTATGACGCCAGCGACGAAGTCCAGTTCGGTCTCAACTGGTTCCCGTGGATCCTAAGGGGTGTGTACCCGCCGCCCGGCAATCCTCCGCAGTAG